The Schistocerca nitens isolate TAMUIC-IGC-003100 chromosome 2, iqSchNite1.1, whole genome shotgun sequence nucleotide sequence gtatctacgcactcaaattgcgtgaaaatgtaatcacatgtaagttctagtctaatatatttgtccaatgaatacccgtttatcatgtgcatttcttcttagtgtaggaactttaatggccactagtgtatatggTGATAAGCAACagttcttttcataatactgttacattccatcctagattttccacggTTGGAGTCTCAAAGAGTGACGACTGTGGTCGCCTTCAGTATAAGTCAGACCAGAGCTGGACCGGCCTGCGACTGGCCGCGGCAGCGACTGTACGCGGTGTTTCCCCGCCCGGGGTCATCACTCAGGCGGGCCGCTCATATTATAATGGCTATTACCGTAATGAAAGCGCGCTCCCACGCGCCGGCCAGCGGACagtggacggcggcggcggcggcggcggcggcgagacacAGTACGGTACGGCGAGCCACGGCCGCGGCGGCCGGCGCGCTTGCCAAATTACGCCCCGGCCCGCCGGCCGCCCACCTGGCTGCGGCCGCTGCCCTCGTCGCTCGCGACGGCCCGGGGCCGGGCGACAATTGGCGGCCCGCGGCGGGCCGCCCGCCGCCGCCTGTGATCAGGGCGCCGTAACGCGCCGGGGCGGCCCTGTTTTCACACCTCGCGTCGCCTATAAAGCGCCATCACCGCGCGCTATTACCTCCGAGCTCGCACTTACTCAATATACTCATCAGAGTAAACGGAACTCGTGCAGGGTGACCATCACTTGTGCTATCCGGACGGTTGTTTGTGGCGAGACGGGACGGTCGTCGAGAGAGCGGAAGATACGCTATTGGACACAGAACACAGCTCTTCCTAATTTCATTTCCTTGCtggttgtatgttttttttttctggaagtaaTAGGGAAACGGAGGAGGAAATAAATTAAGATAAAATTGGAGACGTTATACTGTGTGAGGAATTTTACAGaccacctaagtcgaaacaagagggTTGGTCTGGGTTGaaagggggaagagaccaaacagcgaggtcatcggtctcatcggattagggaaggacaaggAGGGAagccggtcgtgccctttcaaaggaaccatcccaacatttgcctagagcgatttagggaaatcacggaaaatctaaatcaggatggccgtacgcgagattgaaccgtcgtcctcccgaaagcgagtccattgtgctaacagccactgcgccacttcgctcggttcgaAACAAGACCCCAAGAGTGTAGGACAGCTCTTCAGAATTAATGAGATCCTTGATGTGCAACATAAATGAGACGCATAAAGTAACTTCAGACTTAATAAATGGAATGATTCCAGTTAAAAAAAAATGCAGGTACTGATAGGTGTGAATGGAACCGAGCTACGAGGTCTgttcggaaagcaaggtccgatcgaTCACGAAATGGAAGCCACAGAGAAAATCGGATCGCTGGCTGCGTCCCGGGATCGATTGCCGGTCGGGTTgccgattttctctgcccggagactgggtgtttgtgttgtcttctcaTCCTCATCCTCGTCGAGAGGACACAGCTATTGGACACAGAACACAGCTCTTCATAATTTTATTTCCTTGCTGATGGTAtgttttttttctggcagtattaAGGAAACGGAGGAGGAAATAAATTAAGATCAATTGGGAGACGTTATACTGTGAGAGGAATTTTACAGaccacctaagtcgaaacaagaccccaagAGTGTACGAAAACTCTTCAGAATTACTGAGATTCATGATGTGCAAGATAAATAAGTCGCATAAAGTACCTTCCGACATTAAGAAAAATGTAGTGATTCCAGTTCAAAAAAAGGCGGGTATTGATAGATGTGAATGGTACCGagctacgagggctgttcggaaagtaaggtaagATCGATCACGAAATGGAAGCCACAGAGAAAATCGGCTCGctgggtcccgggatcgattcccagtcgggttgtggattttctctgcccggagactggatgtttgtgttggtcCTCTCATGTAAGCcacggttcccaggtagatgccgtgtttcttgacttccgcaaggcgttcgatacagttccccacagtcgtttaatgaacaaagtaagagcatatgaactatcagaccaattgtgtgattggattgaagagttcctcgataacagaacgcagcatgtcgttctcaatggagagaagacttccgaagtaagagtgatttcaggtgtgccgcaggggagtgtcgtaggaccgttgctattcacaatatatgtaaatgaccttgtggataacatcggaagttcactgaggctttttgcggatgatgctgtggtttatcgagaggttgtaacaatggaaaattgtactgaaatgcagaaggatctgcaacgaattgacccatggtgcagggaatggcaattgaatctcagtgtagacaagtgtaatgtgctgcggatacagagaaagaaagatcctttatcatttagctacaatatagcaggtcagcaactggaagcagttacttccataaattatctgggagtaggcattaggagtgatttaaaaagcggttctaggcgcttcagtctggaaccgcgctaccgctacggtcgcagtttcgaatcctgccttgggcatggatgtgtgtgatgtccttaggttagttaggtttaagtagttctaagttctagggcactgatgacctcagatgttaagtcccatagtgctcagagccatttcaaccaaccatgatttaaaatggaatgatcatagaaagttgatcgtcggtaaagcagatgccagactgagattcattagaagaatcctaagaaaatggaatccgaaaacaaagaaagtaggttacagtacacttgttcgcccactgattgagtattgctcaccagtgtgggatccgtaccagatagggttgatagaagagatagagaagatccaacggagagcagcgcgcttcgtcacaggatcatttagtaatcgcgaaagcttcacggagatgataggtaaattccagtggaagactcagcaagagagacgctcagtagctcggtacagtcttttgttgaagtttcaagaacataccttcaccgaggaatcaagcagtatattgctccctcctacgtatatctcgcgaagagaccatgatgatagaATCACAGAGATTTaaagtccacacagaggcataccgacaatctttctttccacgaacaatacgagactggaacagaagggagaaccgatacaggtactcaaagtaccctccgacacacaccgtcaggtagcttgcggagtatggatgtagatgtagatgtagatttgatcatcattatcatcattggtGACAGTGGCTCCATTGGACTGTGTACAATTTGTAccgtgtaaaaattgagacttcttacgggcgctgatgaccgcgcagttgagaaccccacaaaccaaacaccattatTATCACAGAGAAAATCtgacgaagctttgcacagatgtgttggacagcgtGTCTAGTATGTCAGGTGACAGCgccacatcgctcttttcagttctgagcgcacaatgagcacgtaaagatgcctaaagctatagtgtctcccgccaagtatgaggtcatCGTGAGGGATTTTTCCCCTGatgtcacgcagcccacataacataactgtaatGCGTGTCCTTCTTCCTACCAATTGAGTAGCTCAATACAAAGCCACTAACTGCATGATAAGCAAAACTGAGATAATTGCGAAAACGTTGTCCCATCCCGTACAAATaagtaaaaaagtaattaattacatgtgttaaaggctgaaatctgtgattatgttatatgttaatatcttaagtgaaatattgatttagcggtttttggttcaaatggctctaagcactatggtacttaacatctgaggt carries:
- the LOC126235385 gene encoding uncharacterized protein LOC126235385 — protein: MYSKDCEIWYKNLLSPFVNEPRRLIRLAAGVIPRFRNPPQVAAAAASAPGPGEVRARAREASVSLLPHYRRPELSVSFSEPLLRLSPSFGVDAAAAAAAAAASAGRPPVVGFVIPVAKNDLINRLMGIAVGGRRDFPRLESQRVTTVVAFSISQTRAGPACDWPRQRLYAVFPRPGSSLRRAAHIIMAITVMKARSHAPASGQWTAAAAAAAARHSTVRRATAAAAGALAKLRPGPPAAHLAAAAALVARDGPGPGDNWRPAAGRPPPPVIRAP